A DNA window from Bradyrhizobium sp. CCBAU 53421 contains the following coding sequences:
- a CDS encoding Cj0069 family protein has product MDTEPHTHPRSNTARRSRIAILSRGDAAARHDATAQNSRFVRVFEALDASGIEAIPVVYDETFADLVRNQLLTMDGVLVWVDPIHQGKTRAALDPLLREVAAKGPMKRPWVSAHPDVILKMGVKDVLYRTRHLGWGADTHRYASVEAFRAEFPSRLCTVGPRVLKQNRGNGGQGVWKVEAVPGTDAAVRVLHALRGSRPEEMPLDAFMARCEPYFGWGGCIIDQTFQPRLPEGMIRCYVSGSKVAGFGHQLIKALIPPPPEGPDSPEAQPGPRIMHGPDAAQFQRLRRLMEDEWIPRMMETLTIDEASLPVIWDADFLYGPRDTDGADTYVLCEINASSCFAIPDEAPAAIARTVSERIGRNVESGG; this is encoded by the coding sequence ATGGACACCGAACCACACACTCATCCTCGTTCCAACACTGCTCGTCGTTCCAGGATCGCGATCCTGTCGCGTGGCGACGCCGCGGCGCGGCACGACGCGACGGCGCAGAACAGCCGTTTCGTGCGCGTCTTCGAAGCGCTAGATGCCTCCGGCATCGAGGCGATTCCTGTCGTCTATGACGAGACCTTCGCTGATCTCGTCCGCAACCAATTGCTGACCATGGACGGCGTTCTGGTCTGGGTCGATCCGATCCATCAGGGCAAGACCCGTGCGGCGCTCGATCCGCTGCTGCGCGAGGTCGCGGCAAAGGGCCCGATGAAACGACCATGGGTCAGCGCACATCCCGACGTCATCCTCAAGATGGGCGTCAAGGACGTGCTCTATCGGACGCGTCATCTCGGCTGGGGCGCCGACACGCATCGCTACGCCAGCGTGGAGGCTTTCCGCGCCGAATTCCCGTCGCGCTTGTGCACGGTCGGGCCGCGCGTGCTCAAGCAGAACCGTGGCAATGGTGGGCAGGGCGTCTGGAAGGTGGAAGCCGTGCCGGGTACGGACGCCGCCGTCCGCGTGCTGCACGCACTGCGCGGCAGCAGGCCCGAGGAGATGCCGCTGGACGCGTTCATGGCGCGCTGCGAGCCGTATTTCGGTTGGGGCGGCTGCATCATCGATCAGACATTCCAGCCGCGGCTGCCCGAAGGCATGATCCGTTGCTATGTCAGCGGATCGAAGGTCGCGGGCTTCGGGCACCAGCTGATCAAGGCCCTAATTCCGCCACCGCCGGAAGGGCCGGATTCACCGGAAGCCCAACCCGGACCGCGCATCATGCACGGCCCCGACGCCGCGCAATTCCAGAGGCTGCGGCGGCTGATGGAGGACGAATGGATTCCGCGGATGATGGAGACGCTGACGATCGATGAAGCGTCGCTGCCGGTGATCTGGGATGCGGACTTCCTCTACGGTCCGCGCGATACCGATGGCGCCGACACCTACGTGCTCTGCGAGATTAACGCGAGCTCGTGCTTTGCGATCCCCGACGAGGCGCCGGCCGCAATCGCGCGGACGGTCAGCGAGCGTATTGGTCGGAACGTGGAGAGCGGCGGATAG
- a CDS encoding IS481 family transposase — protein sequence MELNLHANATTTPKTRGYIQRSRKSVAQLAAELGVSETTIYRWRGRTTVEDRSHRPHNLVTSLSAVEERAVCELRTSLQLPLDDIVEVMRRCINAKLSRSAIHRCLQRNGISRLAKPDRPKAGVFENAGIGFIHIDVKYLPALQRRTSYAFVAIDRATRYVFVEIHARRDGATATGFLKRFLADFPHDVHTILTDNGAEFTDRFAVDKKNKPAGRPSGDHPFDQLCKQRGIEHRLTKPYHPQTNGLVERFNRRIAEAIGREEKRGSARRTFVDHADRDAFLSKFVHHYNRTRLKCLGYKAPIQALANQTGPNTFAGTTPHLLLRP from the coding sequence ATGGAATTGAACCTGCACGCGAACGCCACGACGACGCCGAAGACACGTGGCTACATCCAGCGCAGCCGGAAGTCGGTCGCTCAGTTGGCGGCCGAACTCGGGGTCAGCGAGACCACGATCTATCGCTGGCGCGGCCGCACCACGGTCGAGGACCGCTCGCACCGGCCGCACAACCTCGTGACCAGCCTGTCGGCCGTCGAAGAGCGGGCGGTGTGCGAGCTGCGGACGTCGCTGCAATTGCCGCTCGACGACATCGTCGAGGTGATGCGGCGCTGCATCAATGCCAAGCTGTCCCGCAGCGCCATTCACCGCTGCCTGCAGCGCAATGGCATCAGCCGGCTTGCCAAGCCTGACAGGCCCAAGGCCGGCGTCTTCGAGAATGCCGGTATCGGCTTCATCCATATCGACGTGAAGTATCTGCCGGCCCTGCAGCGCCGCACCAGCTACGCCTTTGTCGCCATCGATCGCGCCACCCGCTACGTCTTTGTCGAGATCCATGCCCGGCGGGACGGCGCCACCGCGACCGGCTTCCTCAAACGCTTCCTGGCCGACTTCCCTCACGACGTTCACACCATCCTGACCGACAATGGCGCCGAGTTCACCGACCGCTTCGCTGTCGACAAGAAGAACAAGCCGGCCGGGCGACCGTCCGGCGACCATCCCTTTGATCAGCTCTGCAAGCAGCGCGGCATCGAGCATCGCCTGACCAAGCCCTACCACCCGCAGACCAACGGCCTCGTCGAACGCTTCAACCGGCGCATCGCCGAAGCCATAGGCCGCGAAGAAAAGCGCGGCAGCGCCCGGCGCACCTTCGTCGACCATGCCGATCGGGACGCCTTCCTCAGCAAGTTCGTCCACCACTACAACCGAACCCGCCTCAAATGCCTCGGCTACAAGGCGCCAATCCAGGCCCTTGCCAATCAAACGGGACCAAACACTTTCGCAGGGACGACACCACATTTGTTGCTCCGTCCGTGA
- the maiA gene encoding maleylacetoacetate isomerase, translating to MQFFSFWRSLASFRVRIALNLKGVPAEVVFVDIDADAHRADAYRKINPQMALPALVTDDGTVLFQSLAIIDYLDEAYPSPALLPSDPLGRARVRGLALIVACEGHPLLTPRVRRYLDRELDLRDSQQNAWRRHWTVETLAALEGHLAGHKATGRFCHGDAPTLADICLVGHVTAAINQQISLSPWPTVKRIHDTAMALPAFAKAHPSAQPDTPVAMRAK from the coding sequence ATGCAGTTCTTCTCCTTCTGGCGATCGCTGGCGAGCTTTCGGGTGCGGATCGCGCTCAATCTGAAGGGCGTGCCGGCGGAGGTGGTGTTCGTCGACATCGATGCGGACGCGCATCGCGCTGACGCCTATCGCAAGATCAATCCGCAGATGGCGCTGCCGGCGCTGGTGACCGACGACGGCACGGTGCTGTTCCAATCGCTCGCGATCATCGACTATCTCGACGAGGCCTACCCGAGCCCGGCGCTGCTGCCGTCCGACCCGCTCGGCCGTGCCCGGGTTCGCGGGCTTGCACTGATCGTCGCCTGCGAGGGTCATCCGCTGCTGACGCCGCGCGTGCGCCGCTATCTCGACCGCGAGCTCGATCTGCGCGACAGCCAGCAGAACGCCTGGCGGCGGCACTGGACGGTCGAGACGCTGGCGGCGCTCGAAGGCCACCTCGCCGGCCACAAGGCCACCGGCCGGTTCTGTCACGGCGATGCGCCCACCCTCGCCGACATCTGCCTGGTCGGCCATGTCACGGCGGCGATCAACCAGCAGATCAGCCTGTCGCCCTGGCCGACCGTGAAGCGCATCCACGACACGGCCATGGCGCTGCCGGCGTTTGCGAAAGCGCATCCGTCCGCGCAGCCGGACACGCCTGTGGCGATGCGGGCGAAGTGA
- the metH gene encoding methionine synthase encodes MSVPVSPKRNALLAAARERILVLDGAMGTMIQGLQFDEAAFRGERFKDFHRDIKGNNDLLILTQPEAITDIHAAYLRAGADIVATNTFSSTSIAQADYDMSDLAYEMNLQGARLARAAAERVNAEDGKQRFVAGALGPTNRTASISPDVSNPGYRAVTFDDLRKAYGEQAKGLLDGGADLLLVETIFDTLNAKAALYAIAEIIEERGIDVPVMISGTITDKSGRLLSGQLPEAFWHSVRHARPITIGFNCALGAEDLRAHIADIGRVADTLVCAYPNAGLPNEFGQYDETPDYMARLIGEFAAAGLVNIVGGCCGTTPDHIAAIARAVAPHKPRVVPEIEPRLRLSGLEPFTLTDAIPFVNVGERTNVTGSARFRKLITAGDYTAALQVARDQVENGAQVIDVNMDEGLLDSEAAMVTFLNLVAAEPDIARVPVMVDSSKFHVIEAGLKCIQGKPIVNSISMKEGEDKFLHEATVAKRHGAAVVVMAFDETGQADTFARKTEICKRAYDILVGRLDFPPEDIIFDPNIFAIATGLEEHNNYGVDFIEATRWIRQNLPGAHISGGVSNLSFSFRGNEPVREAMHSVFLYHAIHAGMDMGIVNAGQMIVYDDIDPELRQTCEDVILNRDPGASERLLALAEKFRGKEKQTKEQDLAWREWPVEKRLSHALVHGITEFIEADTEAARQNASRPLDVIEGPLMAGMNVVGDLFGDGKMFLPQVVKSARVMKQAVAYLMPFMEEEKARNLANGITGGRNAAGKIVLATVKGDVHDIGKNIVGIVLQCNNFEVIDLGVMVPANKIIETAKAEGADIIGLSGLITPSLDEMSFLAGELERQGMNVPLLIGGATTSRVHTAVKIDPNYPGGPVVHVNDASRAVGVASSLLSAEKKQAYAAEVRAEYAKISTAHFRAQADKKRLKLNDARANKVAIDFAAVPPKKPAFFGLKSFDAYDLAELADYIDWTPFFQTWELTGRFPAILDDPKVGEVARSLYADARKMLDTIVKEKWFTARATIGFWPANAVGDDVEVYADETRKQKIATFHTLRQQLEKREGRFNAALSDFVAPKETGVPDYIGGFVVTAGIGEDAVADRFKNANDDYSSILCKALADRLAEAFAERMHQRVRKEFWGYAPDETFSADELILEKYDGIRPAPGYPAQPDHTEKRTLFALLDAENTAGVKLTESFAMWPGSSVSGLYFSHPESFYFGVGKIERDQVEDYAARKAMTVAEVERWLAPVLNYIPSQDGAKGQAIAPAATPANDEELASHPQGCTCAVHLAWRKKKVGAG; translated from the coding sequence ATGTCCGTACCGGTTTCTCCCAAGCGTAACGCTTTGCTCGCGGCTGCCCGCGAGCGCATCCTGGTGCTCGACGGCGCCATGGGCACGATGATCCAGGGCCTGCAGTTCGACGAAGCCGCTTTCCGTGGCGAACGCTTCAAGGACTTCCACCGCGACATCAAGGGCAACAACGATCTGTTGATCCTGACCCAGCCCGAGGCGATCACGGACATCCACGCCGCATATTTGCGTGCCGGCGCCGACATCGTCGCGACCAACACCTTCTCCTCGACCTCGATCGCGCAGGCCGACTACGACATGTCGGACCTCGCCTACGAGATGAACCTGCAGGGCGCGCGGCTGGCGCGCGCCGCCGCCGAGCGGGTGAACGCGGAAGACGGCAAGCAGCGCTTCGTTGCCGGCGCGCTCGGCCCGACCAACCGCACCGCCTCGATCTCGCCGGACGTCTCCAACCCCGGCTATCGCGCGGTGACCTTCGACGATCTGCGCAAGGCTTACGGCGAACAGGCCAAGGGCCTGCTCGACGGCGGCGCCGACCTGCTGCTGGTCGAGACCATCTTCGACACGCTGAACGCCAAGGCGGCGCTGTATGCGATCGCCGAGATCATCGAGGAGCGCGGCATCGACGTGCCGGTGATGATTTCCGGCACCATCACCGACAAGTCCGGCCGCCTGCTCTCCGGGCAGTTGCCGGAGGCGTTCTGGCACTCGGTGCGGCACGCGAGGCCGATCACGATCGGCTTCAACTGCGCGCTCGGCGCCGAGGATCTGCGCGCGCATATCGCCGATATCGGCCGCGTCGCCGACACGCTGGTCTGCGCTTACCCGAACGCCGGCCTGCCCAACGAGTTCGGCCAGTATGACGAGACGCCGGACTACATGGCGCGGCTGATCGGCGAGTTCGCCGCCGCCGGCCTCGTCAACATCGTCGGCGGCTGCTGCGGCACCACGCCCGACCATATCGCCGCGATCGCCAGGGCCGTCGCCCCGCACAAGCCGCGCGTGGTGCCCGAGATCGAACCGCGGCTCAGGCTCTCCGGCCTCGAGCCGTTCACCCTGACCGACGCGATCCCGTTCGTGAACGTCGGCGAGCGCACCAACGTCACCGGCTCGGCGCGCTTCCGCAAGCTGATCACCGCCGGCGATTACACTGCCGCGCTGCAGGTCGCGCGCGACCAGGTCGAGAACGGCGCCCAGGTCATCGACGTCAATATGGACGAGGGTCTGCTCGATTCCGAAGCGGCGATGGTGACATTCCTCAACCTCGTCGCCGCCGAGCCCGACATCGCGCGGGTGCCCGTGATGGTCGACTCCTCGAAATTCCACGTCATCGAGGCCGGCCTGAAATGCATCCAGGGCAAGCCGATCGTGAACTCGATCTCGATGAAGGAAGGCGAGGACAAGTTCCTGCACGAGGCGACGGTCGCCAAGCGCCACGGCGCCGCCGTGGTGGTGATGGCGTTCGACGAGACCGGCCAAGCCGACACGTTCGCGCGCAAGACCGAGATCTGCAAGCGTGCCTACGACATCCTGGTGGGTCGGCTCGACTTCCCTCCCGAGGACATCATCTTCGATCCGAACATCTTCGCGATCGCGACCGGCCTCGAGGAGCACAACAATTACGGCGTCGACTTCATCGAGGCGACGCGCTGGATCCGGCAGAACCTGCCCGGCGCCCACATCTCCGGCGGCGTCTCCAATTTGTCGTTCTCGTTCCGCGGCAACGAGCCGGTGCGCGAGGCGATGCACTCGGTGTTCCTGTATCACGCCATCCATGCCGGCATGGACATGGGCATCGTCAATGCCGGGCAGATGATCGTCTATGACGACATCGATCCCGAGCTGCGCCAGACCTGCGAGGACGTGATCCTCAACCGCGATCCCGGCGCGTCCGAGCGGCTGTTGGCGCTGGCCGAGAAATTCCGCGGCAAGGAGAAGCAGACCAAGGAGCAGGATCTCGCCTGGCGCGAATGGCCGGTCGAGAAGCGGCTCAGCCACGCGCTGGTGCACGGCATCACCGAATTCATCGAGGCTGACACCGAGGCCGCCCGCCAGAACGCGTCGCGTCCGCTAGACGTCATCGAGGGCCCGCTGATGGCCGGCATGAACGTGGTCGGCGACCTGTTCGGCGACGGTAAGATGTTCCTGCCGCAGGTCGTGAAGTCGGCCCGCGTGATGAAGCAGGCGGTCGCCTATCTGATGCCGTTCATGGAGGAGGAGAAGGCGCGCAACCTCGCCAACGGCATCACCGGCGGCCGCAACGCCGCGGGCAAGATCGTGCTCGCGACGGTGAAGGGCGATGTCCACGACATCGGCAAGAACATCGTCGGCATCGTGCTCCAGTGCAACAATTTCGAGGTGATCGACCTCGGCGTCATGGTGCCTGCCAACAAGATCATCGAGACCGCGAAAGCCGAGGGCGCCGACATCATCGGCCTGTCCGGCCTGATCACGCCCTCGCTCGACGAGATGAGCTTCCTCGCCGGCGAACTGGAACGGCAGGGCATGAACGTGCCGCTCCTGATCGGCGGCGCAACGACGAGCCGCGTCCATACCGCCGTCAAGATCGACCCGAACTATCCGGGCGGCCCGGTCGTGCATGTCAACGACGCGAGCCGCGCCGTCGGCGTCGCCTCCTCGCTGCTGTCGGCCGAGAAGAAGCAGGCCTACGCCGCCGAGGTGCGCGCCGAATACGCAAAAATCTCGACGGCGCATTTCCGTGCCCAGGCCGACAAGAAGCGGCTGAAGCTGAACGACGCCCGCGCCAACAAGGTCGCGATCGACTTCGCAGCCGTGCCGCCGAAGAAGCCGGCCTTCTTCGGCCTGAAGAGCTTTGACGCCTACGATCTCGCCGAACTCGCCGATTACATCGACTGGACGCCGTTTTTCCAGACCTGGGAGCTGACCGGCCGCTTCCCGGCGATCCTCGACGACCCCAAGGTCGGCGAAGTCGCCCGCTCGCTCTATGCCGATGCGCGCAAGATGCTCGACACGATCGTCAAGGAGAAGTGGTTCACCGCGCGCGCCACCATCGGCTTCTGGCCGGCGAATGCGGTCGGCGACGACGTCGAGGTCTATGCCGACGAGACGCGGAAGCAAAAGATCGCGACCTTCCACACGCTGCGCCAGCAGCTCGAGAAGCGCGAGGGCCGCTTCAACGCCGCGCTGTCCGACTTCGTCGCGCCAAAGGAGACCGGCGTGCCCGACTATATCGGCGGCTTCGTGGTCACGGCGGGAATCGGCGAGGATGCGGTCGCGGATCGTTTCAAGAACGCCAATGACGACTACTCCTCGATCCTGTGCAAGGCGCTGGCCGATCGTCTCGCGGAGGCCTTTGCCGAGCGCATGCACCAGCGCGTGCGCAAGGAGTTCTGGGGCTATGCGCCCGACGAGACGTTCTCGGCGGACGAATTGATCCTCGAGAAATACGACGGCATCCGCCCGGCGCCCGGCTATCCGGCGCAGCCCGATCACACCGAGAAGCGGACGCTGTTCGCGCTGCTCGATGCCGAGAACACCGCCGGCGTGAAGCTGACCGAGAGCTTTGCGATGTGGCCGGGGTCGTCGGTCTCGGGCCTGTACTTCTCGCATCCCGAGAGCTTCTATTTCGGCGTCGGCAAGATCGAGCGCGACCAGGTCGAGGACTATGCCGCGCGCAAAGCCATGACGGTCGCCGAGGTCGAGCGCTGGCTGGCGCCGGTGCTGAACTACATCCCGTCGCAGGACGGCGCCAAGGGGCAGGCGATCGCGCCTGCCGCGACGCCCGCCAATGACGAGGAACTGGCCTCGCATCCGCAGGGCTGCACCTGCGCGGTGCACCTTGCCTGGCGAAAGAAGAAGGTGGGTGCGGGGTAG
- the metF gene encoding methylenetetrahydrofolate reductase [NAD(P)H]: protein MTETISSLPNGQRAPKAPKISFEFFPPKTEEMERNLWETINRLAPLTPNFVSVTYGAGGSTRERTHSTISRILRETDLLPAAHLTCVSASRGEIDEIVDRYHEVGVRHIVALRGDPPGGIGTPYFTHPDGYQSSAELVAGIKRRHADIEISVSAYPEKHPEAADFDADIDTLKAKVDAGATRAITQVFFDNDLYHRYVDRVRARGIEIPIVPGIMPMHNFKQARNFVTRAGTSVPDWLAEKFEGLDNDAETRKLVAATVAAGQVQKLFKHGVDTFHFYTMNRADLVFAISHLLGIRPTGAQKAA from the coding sequence ATGACCGAGACCATTTCCTCCCTGCCGAACGGGCAGCGCGCGCCGAAAGCGCCGAAAATCTCCTTCGAGTTCTTCCCGCCGAAGACCGAGGAGATGGAGCGCAATCTCTGGGAGACCATCAACCGCCTGGCGCCGCTGACGCCCAATTTCGTCTCGGTGACCTACGGCGCCGGCGGTTCGACCCGCGAGCGCACCCATTCGACCATCAGCCGCATCCTGCGCGAGACCGATCTGCTGCCGGCCGCGCACCTGACCTGCGTCAGCGCCTCGCGCGGCGAGATCGACGAGATCGTCGACCGCTATCATGAGGTCGGCGTCCGCCACATCGTGGCGCTGCGCGGCGATCCGCCCGGCGGCATCGGCACGCCCTACTTCACCCATCCCGACGGCTACCAGAGCTCGGCCGAGCTCGTCGCCGGGATCAAGCGACGCCACGCAGACATCGAGATCTCGGTGTCCGCCTATCCGGAGAAGCATCCGGAAGCCGCCGACTTCGATGCCGACATCGACACGCTGAAGGCCAAGGTCGACGCCGGCGCGACGCGCGCGATCACCCAGGTGTTCTTCGACAACGACCTCTACCATCGCTATGTCGACCGGGTGCGGGCACGCGGCATCGAGATTCCGATCGTGCCCGGCATCATGCCGATGCACAATTTCAAGCAGGCCCGCAACTTCGTCACCCGCGCCGGCACCAGCGTGCCGGACTGGCTCGCCGAGAAGTTCGAGGGCCTCGACAACGACGCCGAGACCCGCAAGCTGGTGGCGGCCACCGTCGCCGCCGGCCAGGTGCAGAAGCTGTTCAAGCACGGCGTCGACACCTTCCACTTCTACACCATGAACCGCGCGGACCTCGTGTTCGCGATCAGCCACCTGCTCGGCATCCGGCCGACCGGTGCCCAAAAAGCTGCCTGA
- a CDS encoding LLM class flavin-dependent oxidoreductase — protein MIPLSVLDLSVVTTGTRPAVALRNSIDLARHVDGLGYTRYWLAEHHNLASVASPAPDLMIGQIAAVTQHIRVGSGGVMLPNHAPLVVAERFKMLEALFPGRIDLGLGRAPGTDGATAYALRSRLDRREGDDFLERLHELTLWETRDFPPGHPYNNVVAMPDDSPLPPIWLLGSSDYSAELAAQVGMGFAFAHHFATHDAIAAMTNYRAHFKPSGWRATPQSILAVAVVTAETDAEAEQLATSMDLNRLRRDRGQYLPLPSVEEAEAYPYTDAERASIARNRARLFVGSPATVMAKLEPLIAATQADELMVISAVYDHVARKKSYSLLAEAFGLQKAAA, from the coding sequence ATGATCCCGCTCTCCGTCCTCGACCTGTCCGTCGTCACCACAGGCACCAGGCCCGCCGTTGCGCTGCGTAACAGCATCGATTTGGCGCGCCATGTCGATGGTCTCGGCTACACGCGCTATTGGCTTGCCGAGCACCACAACCTTGCCTCGGTCGCGAGCCCTGCGCCCGATCTGATGATCGGGCAGATAGCGGCGGTGACGCAGCATATCCGCGTCGGCTCCGGCGGCGTGATGCTGCCGAACCACGCGCCGCTGGTGGTCGCCGAACGCTTCAAGATGCTGGAGGCGCTGTTTCCCGGCCGCATCGATCTTGGCCTCGGTCGTGCGCCCGGCACCGACGGCGCCACGGCCTACGCGCTGCGCAGCCGGCTCGATCGCCGCGAGGGCGACGACTTCCTCGAGCGGCTGCACGAGCTGACCTTGTGGGAGACGCGCGATTTCCCACCCGGCCATCCCTACAACAACGTTGTGGCGATGCCGGACGATTCGCCGCTACCGCCGATCTGGCTGCTCGGCTCGAGCGACTATTCCGCCGAGCTGGCTGCGCAGGTCGGGATGGGCTTTGCGTTCGCGCATCATTTTGCCACTCACGACGCAATTGCGGCGATGACGAATTATCGCGCGCATTTCAAGCCGTCGGGCTGGCGCGCGACGCCGCAGTCGATCCTGGCGGTCGCCGTCGTCACGGCCGAGACCGATGCGGAAGCCGAGCAGCTTGCGACATCGATGGATCTCAATCGGCTGCGCCGCGATCGCGGCCAGTATCTGCCGCTGCCGAGCGTCGAGGAGGCCGAGGCCTATCCCTACACTGACGCCGAGCGCGCCTCGATCGCGCGCAACCGCGCGCGGCTCTTCGTCGGCAGTCCTGCAACCGTGATGGCGAAGCTGGAGCCGCTGATCGCGGCGACCCAGGCGGACGAGCTGATGGTGATATCAGCGGTCTACGATCACGTGGCGCGGAAGAAGTCCTACAGCCTGCTTGCCGAGGCGTTCGGGCTGCAGAAGGCCGCCGCATAA
- a CDS encoding prephenate dehydratase: MTKKLKIAFQGEPGANSHIAIVEAYPDAEPMPCPTFEDALAAISSGEADLGMIPIENSVAGRVADIHHLLPASGLFIVGEWFLPIRHQLMAVKGTKLADIKSVESHVHALGQCRRIIRKLGIRPIVAGDTAGSARDISERGDKSVAAIASRLAADIYGLDILAEDIEDEAHNTTRFVVLAREAKWAAQGSGPLVTSFVFRVRNLPAALYKALGGFATNGVNMTKLESYMVDGNFFATQFYADVDGHPDDRGLAFALEELKFFSREFRIVGVYPGHPFRATFSETQA, from the coding sequence ATGACCAAGAAGCTGAAAATCGCGTTCCAGGGCGAGCCTGGCGCCAATTCCCATATCGCGATCGTCGAGGCCTATCCCGACGCCGAGCCGATGCCGTGCCCGACCTTCGAGGACGCGCTGGCCGCGATTTCCTCGGGCGAGGCCGATCTCGGCATGATCCCGATCGAGAATTCGGTCGCCGGCCGCGTCGCCGACATCCATCATTTGCTGCCCGCCTCGGGCCTGTTCATCGTCGGCGAATGGTTCTTGCCGATCCGCCACCAATTGATGGCGGTGAAGGGCACCAAGCTCGCCGACATCAAGAGCGTGGAGAGCCACGTCCACGCGCTCGGCCAGTGCCGGCGCATCATCCGCAAGCTCGGCATCCGGCCGATCGTCGCCGGCGACACCGCCGGCAGCGCCCGCGATATCTCGGAGCGCGGCGACAAGAGCGTGGCGGCGATCGCCTCGCGCCTCGCCGCCGATATCTATGGCCTCGACATTCTCGCCGAGGACATCGAGGACGAGGCCCACAACACCACCCGCTTCGTGGTGCTGGCGCGCGAAGCCAAATGGGCCGCGCAGGGCTCGGGGCCGCTGGTGACCTCTTTTGTTTTCCGGGTGCGCAATCTGCCCGCCGCGCTCTACAAAGCGCTCGGCGGCTTCGCCACCAACGGCGTCAACATGACCAAGCTCGAAAGCTACATGGTCGACGGCAATTTCTTCGCCACGCAATTCTATGCCGATGTCGACGGCCATCCCGACGACCGTGGACTGGCCTTTGCGCTGGAGGAATTGAAATTCTTCTCGCGCGAATTCCGCATCGTCGGCGTCTATCCCGGCCATCCGTTCCGCGCGACCTTCAGCGAGACGCAGGCCTAA
- a CDS encoding 3-deoxy-manno-octulosonate cytidylyltransferase, whose translation MTDPRTLVLIPARMAATRLPGKPLLDIAGRPMIVHVLRRAEAAGIGRVAVATDTAEIADVVKAAGGEVVMTRPDHPSGSDRIHEAMTILDPDGAAEIVVNLQGDFPTITPETIRSVMPPLADAAVDISTLASRIHTEEEDRAPSVVKAVGSPIGPNRLRALYFTRATAPYGDGPRYHHIGLYAYRRAALERFVALPPSPLEQQEKLEQLRALEAGMRIDITIVDTVPRGVDTPADLETARRILSKD comes from the coding sequence ATGACCGACCCGCGCACCTTGGTGCTGATTCCGGCCCGCATGGCCGCCACGCGCCTCCCCGGCAAACCGCTGCTCGATATCGCTGGCCGGCCTATGATCGTCCATGTGCTGCGGCGGGCCGAGGCGGCCGGGATCGGCCGGGTCGCGGTCGCGACCGACACGGCCGAGATCGCCGACGTCGTGAAGGCTGCCGGCGGCGAGGTGGTGATGACCCGCCCGGACCATCCGTCCGGCTCAGACCGGATCCATGAAGCGATGACCATCCTCGACCCGGACGGCGCGGCCGAGATCGTGGTCAACCTGCAGGGCGATTTCCCGACCATCACCCCCGAGACGATCCGCAGCGTGATGCCGCCGCTGGCTGATGCCGCCGTCGATATCTCGACGCTGGCCTCACGCATCCACACCGAGGAGGAGGACCGGGCCCCCAGCGTCGTCAAGGCCGTCGGCTCCCCGATCGGCCCCAACCGGTTGCGTGCACTGTATTTCACCCGCGCCACCGCGCCCTATGGCGATGGACCGCGCTACCACCATATCGGCCTCTACGCCTACCGCCGCGCCGCGCTGGAGCGGTTCGTAGCGTTGCCGCCCTCGCCGCTCGAGCAGCAGGAGAAGCTCGAGCAGCTGCGCGCGCTGGAGGCCGGGATGCGGATCGACATTACCATCGTCGACACCGTCCCCCGCGGCGTCGACACCCCCGCCGACCTCGAAACCGCCCGCAGAATACTTTCCAAAGACTGA
- a CDS encoding cytochrome c family protein, whose protein sequence is MDSFELNKILGAVLGTCIVVLVMSFAASAKFAPKLPEKPGFEIAVKEESHGGGGEAAAAASEPIEKLLQTASVEKGAAAAKKCQACHTFEKGGPNRVGPNLYGVVGEKKGEGRGFNFSAAMKGKGGDWSFDDLNKFLTNPKGFIPGTAMGFAGVPKDSERADIIAYLNSNSEHPAPLPTASK, encoded by the coding sequence ATGGACTCCTTCGAACTCAACAAAATCCTCGGTGCGGTTCTCGGCACCTGCATCGTCGTCCTGGTGATGAGCTTTGCCGCCAGCGCGAAATTCGCGCCGAAGCTGCCGGAGAAGCCGGGTTTTGAGATCGCGGTGAAGGAAGAGTCCCATGGTGGTGGCGGCGAGGCCGCTGCGGCCGCCTCCGAGCCGATCGAGAAGCTGCTGCAGACCGCCTCGGTCGAGAAGGGCGCGGCGGCCGCCAAGAAGTGCCAGGCCTGCCATACATTCGAGAAGGGCGGCCCCAACCGCGTCGGTCCGAACCTCTACGGTGTCGTCGGCGAGAAGAAGGGCGAGGGCCGCGGCTTCAATTTCTCGGCTGCGATGAAGGGCAAGGGCGGCGACTGGTCGTTCGACGACCTCAACAAGTTCCTGACCAACCCGAAGGGCTTCATCCCCGGCACCGCGATGGGCTTCGCCGGCGTGCCGAAGGACAGCGAGCGCGCCGACATCATCGCCTATCTGAATTCGAACTCGGAGCATCCGGCTCCGCTCCCGACCGCTTCGAAGTAA